A single genomic interval of Oryza sativa Japonica Group chromosome 7, ASM3414082v1 harbors:
- the LOC4343314 gene encoding protein C2-DOMAIN ABA-RELATED 5: protein MECLLGLLKVRVMRGLNLAICDPLTHSSDPYVVLRHGSQKVKSSIRYHSINPEWNEELTLSITNMMLPVKIEVFDKDTFTKDDSMGDAEFGILDFVEIAKQDHSHLGDGAVMKTIHPDKENCFAAESHITWKDGKVSQDIVLKLRNTDTGEIILHLQWVNIPGVSR from the exons atggagtgCCTGCTTGGCTTGCTCAAGGTGCGCGTCATGCGGGGCCTCAACCTGGCCATCTGCGACCCGCTCACCCACAGCAGCGACCCCTACGTCGTCCTCCGCCACGGCTCCCAG AAAGTCAAGTCAAGTATAAGATATCATTCCATCAACCCAGAATGGAACGAGGAACTCACGTTATCAATCACAAACATGATGCTGCCTGTTAAAATT GAAGTGTTTGACAAGGACACCTTCACCAAGGACGACAGCATGGGCGACGCGGAGTTCGGCATCCTGGACTTCGTCGAGATCGCCAAGCAGGACCACAGCCatctcggcgacggcgcggtgatGAAGACGATCCACCCGGACAAGGAGAACTGCTTCGCGGCGGAGAGCCACATCACATGGAAGGACGGCAAGGTGTCCCAGGACATCGTCCTCAAGCTCAGGAACACCGATACCGGCGAGATCATCCTGCACCTCCAATGGGTTAACATCCCAGGTGTCTCCCGGTga
- the LOC4343315 gene encoding receptor-like protein 4 yields the protein MQRGSLGVLRLRLWLWLLAVSASTAVLAADPSKEPFTIRISCGSFDDIRTAPTNTLWYRDFGYTGGRFANATRPSFIIPPLKTLRHFPLSDGPENCYYINNVPNGHYQVRLFFALVADPNLDSEPIFDVSVEGTLFSSLLLGWSSEDEKTFAEALVFVQDSSLSICFHSTGHGDPSILSIEVLQIDDNAYKFGPSWGKGTILRTAKRLTCGSGKPAFDEDLNGIHWGGDRFWLGVKTLSSSSDDQPISTENVIAETLLAPNFYPQSIYQSAIVGTDRQPSLSFEMDVTPNRNYSVWLHFAEIENGITAEEERVFDVLINGDTAFKDIDIIRMAGERFTALVLNKTIVVTGTTLTIVLQPLKGTRATISAIEVFEIILAEKKTLTQEVSALRTVKGSLGLPLRLGWNGDPCVPQQHPWSGVECQFDDIKGHWVIDGLGLDNQGLRGFIPSDISKLQHLQSINLSGNSIKGNIPVTLGTISGLQVLDLSYNELNGSIPDSLGQLASLQILNLNGNYLSGRVPASLGGRPLHRARFNFTDNAGLCGIPGLHECGPHLSVAAKIGMAFGVLVAILFLVVFAACWWKRRQNIRRAQKLAAAREAPYAKSRTQFTRDMQMAKHHRPHESSRSGNDESTPHLLPS from the exons ATGCAGCGCGGATCTCTCGGcgtgctgcggctgcggctgtggCTGTGGCTGCTCGCGGTCTCCGCATCAACCGCTGTTCTTGCGGCGGATCCTAGCAAAG AGCCATTCACCATCCGCATAAGCTGTGGGAGTTTTGATGATATCCGGACAGCTCCTACCAACACATTGTGGTACAGAGACTTTGGTTATACTGGTGGCAGATTTGCAAATGCTACACGGCCGAGCTTCATAATTCCTCCGCTGAAAACGCTCCGGCATTTCCCTCTGTCTGATGGTCCTGAAAATTGCTACTACATCAACAATGTTCCCAATGGGCACTATCAAGTTAGGCTTTTCTTTGCTCTTGTGGCTGATCCTAATCTTGACAGCGAGCCGATTTTCGATGTTTCCGTCGAGGGTACTCTATTTAGTTCTTTGCTGTTGGGTTGGAGCAGTGAGGATGAGAAGACATTTGCAGAAGCTTTGGTTTTTGTCCAGGACTCAAGCCTGTCAATTTGCTTCCACAGCACTGGTCATGGTGATCCATCGATACTTTCTATCGAAGTTCTCCAAATAGATGACAATGCCTATAAATTTGGTCCTTCATGGGGGAAAGGTACAATACTTAGAACTGCCAAAAGGTTGACATGTGGTTCTGGCAAACCAGCATTCGACGAAGATCTAAATGGTATTCACTGGGGTGGGGACAGATTCTGGTTAGGGGTGAAAACTTTGTCTTCCAGTTCTGACGACCAGCCGATATCAACTGAGAACGTTATAGCAGAAACATTACTTGCACCAAATTTTTATCCTCAAAGCATCTACCAGTCTGCTATTGTGGGTACTGACAGGCAACCAAGCCTATCCTTTGAAATGGATGTTACTCCAAACAGGAATTATTCTGTGTGGCTTCACTTTGCAGAGATTGAGAATGGAATAACTGCGGAAGAGGAAAGGGTGTTTGATGTACTTATCAATGGGGATACTGCATTCAAGGATATTGATATAATTCGCATGGCAGGAGAACGTTTTACTGCCCTTGTTCTGAATAAAACTATTGTTGTCACTGGGACAACACTAACAATTGTCTTGCAGCCTCTTAAAGGAACACGTGCCACTATTAGTGCTATTGAGGTCTTTGAGATCATTCTGGCCGAAAAGAAAACTTTAACTCAAGAAG TGAGCGCATTGCGTACTGTGAAGGGTTCGCTTGGTCTTCCTCTTCGATTGGGCTGGAACGGTGACCCCTGTGTTCCTCAACAACATCCATGGAGTGGAGTTGAATGCCAGTTTGATGATATCAAAGGCCATTGGGTCATTGATGGGCT AGGTCTTGACAACCAAGGTTTGAGAGGATTTATACCTTCTGACATATCTAAGCTACAACATCTACAAAGCAT AAACTTGAGTGGTAATAGCATAAAGGGCAACATTCCTGTCACCTTGGGTACTATATCAGGGCTGCAAGTGCT AGATCTGTCGTACAACGAACTTAATGGTTCTATTCCAGATAGCCTTGGTCAGCTGGCATCGTTACAGATACT GAATCTGAATGGCAATTATCTTTCTGGAAGGGTACCAGCCAGCCTTGGAGGAAGACCTCTACACAGAGCTAGATTTAA CTTCACGGACAATGCTGGACTTTGTGGAATTCCCGGTTTACATGAATGCGGCCCGCATTTATCTGTGGCTGCAAAGATTGGTATGGCTTTTGGGGTACTGGTAGCTATCCTATTTCTAGTTGTATTTGCGGCATGCTGGTGGAAGAGAAGACAGAACATTCGCCGTGCGCAGAAATTAGCTGCAG CAAGGGAAGCTCCTTATGCAAAGTCTCGAACACAATTTACACGGGACATGCAAATGGCGAAGCATCACCGCCCACATGAAAGCTCTCGGAGCGGCAACGATGAAAGCACTCCACatttgcttccttcctag
- the LOC4343316 gene encoding transmembrane E3 ubiquitin-protein ligase FLY2, which produces MMRRRATIGAMGPSAAALRAAAVVGLVVAVGLALPPLAAALRPLRERVASAGAASSSGSWGDEHAFFKRDENEISPYSWNITGTYKGSWNFAGSTNGSSRFLEFTKLKGDAVLELLSTPTKISGVHYVQGSVTFHDVLDNAHDRGVAQIRLEGVYIWPFRQLRMVANSGADGEPLQEEDYFLSNPYHLLRIFSSQVFQETSEEKNRRKNSLTYDMEKHCSVEIAAKVVRVSSNLNEGEHEKYRLEGLMESTAVDDDGECFSPILLNATSLNVEVYYNKAVNYTLMVTFISFLQVLLLIRQMEHSNTQSGAAKVSILMIGQQAIMDAYLCLLHLTAGILVESLFNAFATAAFFKFVVFSIFEMRYLLAIWKASRPLNSGEGWEVMRRELSVLYSRFYGILLGGILLMYELHNFLRPLLFLMYSFWVPQIVTNVIRDTRKPLHPQYILGMTITRLAIPLYIFGCPSNFMRIEPDKTWCIAVTIFMGIQAAVLLLQHYFGSRCFIPHQILPEKYCYHRKVEDNTNQPIDCVICMTTIDLTQRTSEYMVAPCEHIFHSGCLQRWMDIKMECPTCRRSLPPA; this is translated from the exons ATGATGCGCCGCCGCGCGACGATCGGGGCCATGGGGCCCTCCGCAGCCGCGCTgagggccgccgccgtggtggggCTGGTTGTGGCGGTCGGGCTCGCGCTCCCGCCGCTGGCCGCGGCGCTGCGGCCGCTCAGGGAGCGCGTCGCGTCCGCAggggccgcctcctcctccggatCGTGGGGCGATGAG CATGCATTCTTCAAGAGGGATGAGAATGAGATAAGTCCGTACTCATGGAATATCACAGGGACATATAAAG GAAGTTGGAACTTTGCTGGTTCCACAAATGGTTCTTCTAGGTTTCTTGAGTTTACAAAATTGAAGGGCGATGCGGTTTTGGAACTATTAAGTACACCGACAAAGATAAGCGGGGTGCACTATGTTCAG GGATCTGTTACATTCCATGATGTTCTAGACAATGCTCATGATCGTGGAGTTGCTCAGATAAGGTTAGAAGGCGTGTACATATGGCCTTTTCGGCAACTTCGGATGGTTGCAAACAG TGGTGCAGATGGCGAGCCACTTCAAGAAGAGGATTACTTCTTATCAAATCCATATCATTTG CTGCGGATTTTCTCCTCTCAAGTGTTCCAAGAAACCTCTGAAGAGAAGAACCGGAGGAAGAATT CTCTTACTTACGACATGGAGAAGCATTGTAGCGTCGAAATAGCTGCTAAGGTGGTCCGTGTGTCCTCTAACCTAAATG AGGGAGAGCATGAGAAATACCGTTTGGAGGGATTGATGGAGAGTACAGCagtggatgatgatggagaGTGTTTCTCACCGATCTTATTAAATGCAACATCATTGAATGTTGAAGTTTATTACAACAAAGCAGTCAATTATACACTGATGGTCACTTTT ATCTCCTTCCTCCAAGTTTTGTTACTGATTAGACAAATGGAACATAGCAACACCCAATCT GGAGCTGCCAAGGTTTCAATTCTAATGATAGGGCAACAAGCTATCATGGATGCATATCTTTGTCTACTGCATCTGACTGCTGGGATATTGGTTG AGTCTCTCTTTAACGCATTCGCAACGGCTGCTTTCTTCAAGTTTGTCGTATTTTCTATATTTGAGATGCGATATCTCCTTGCCATATGGAAAGCCAGTAGACCATTGAACAGTGGAGAAGGCTGGGAAGTAATGAGGAGAGAATTGTCTGTTCTTTACAGCCGCTTTT ATGGCATTCTTTTGGGAGGGATCCTTCTCATGTATGAGTTGCACAATTTTCTGCGCCCACTTCTTTTCCTGATGTACTCCTTTTGGGTTCCTCAAATTGTCACAAATGTCATCCGGGATACAAGAAAACCCCTGCACCCTCAGTATATTTTAGGCATGACGATCACTCGCCTTGCTATTCCACTGTATATATTTGGTTGCCCTAGCAATTTCATGCGCATTGAGCCTGACAAGACATGGTGCATAGCTGTGACAATATTCATGGGTATCCAAGCGGCAGTGCTCCTGCTCCAGCACTATTTTGGTTCACGCTGCTTTATTCCTCACCAG ATTCTCCCTGAGAAATACTGCTACCACAGGAAGGTAGAGGATAACACAAATCAGCCCATTGATTGTGTTATTTGCATGACTACAATCGACCTTACCCAAAGAACAAGTGAATACATG GTGGCACCTTGTGAGCATATATTCCACTCAGGCTGTTTGCAACGTTGGATGGATATCAAGATGGAGTGCCCAACTTGCAGGCGCTCCTTGCCGCCAGCTTAG